A segment of the Triticum urartu cultivar G1812 chromosome 1, Tu2.1, whole genome shotgun sequence genome:
GTTTGATTGACTGAATGTGATAGTTTGCTTGATCTGGGATTCAGCAGTTGACTTGGTAACAAACTGGAAGTGTTGACATGCATCTTGATGAGTTACCACCCCACTAACTAGGTCATTCAATTGTTTTGGTCGATTCATGAATGCATCTTACTCTCTTTCTAATATTCCCTAGGCAGTTTTTAACAAGTTGGACATAGAAAACACTACTGATTAAAATATCACAATAAATCACCACCACTGTAGTGATAACTACTTTGATCGGGGTCAAAAGTCAAAAATAAGTTATATGCTGCAAAAGTTTCAAGCATTCCTATCATCGGTTCAGCTGCAGACTTATAGTGAATTTTGAAGGGTGGTCTCAGACTTGCAGTTAAAAGAACAAACCTGGCAACTGAGAAGAAGATAGCTCCTCTTCCACAATCGCATGCTTTTCTGTAATTGTCAAGGGCCAATGTTGTTTCAACAACATCTGGTGTTTCAATGAATACTAACTTGTGCTGCATGATGTCCTGCACAATAACATCATAAGATGGGCATTCTTTGGGGACTAATACATTTATATGTATCTTCGCAACATGAGGAAACTACAGAATCATACAAGAGGAAGAAAAAATGGATGCCATCAAAAATCACAGCGTGTAGAAACTTAACGGAGCAAGATTTTAATAAAGTTTCATCTCTTCTATTAGAAGTTTAGAAGACACGTGAGTACGTGACCACATTGCATACATGACAAACACGATTCTTATTCTTTACTGAGACATTACACATTATCTGTATAGTGGCTACTAACTATCCAACTTCATATGCATGTTACTGATAGTAAGAACACAGATGGTCTCTACACGAGTAGTTGATACCCTTTAATGTCAACACAGCTCAGCGGACCATCCACTGCTTAACGATATACAGGTACCTGAATAACTTTGCACGTCATTACGAAAACATGACACTAGAACGCTTAAACAGTAAACACCATTTAATTAATACAGTGTTCCAGAAGATCTAGTCTACTTGTCCAATTGAGATGGTCAATTTACGAAGTCACATTACAATCTAAAGTCCAAATTCTAGACATCTCCACATCAGAATAATGTGCTGGTGAGGGAAATAACCTGTAAAATACCCATTTCATTCGAGCTGTTGACAATGCCATCCATATAGCTGTAACTGACAAAGAAACAGACAATGCCATCAGGAACAGAAGAAGCCATTTCTAGCAAGAGGCGGCCATAATTCCTCACAACACCAGGATCACTGCGCATGTCGAACTTTGTACTCACAGGTAGCTGATCACTGAAAATGATCGAATGGTTAATGTTACACAACTGGATTCATATCATAACATAAAAGGTAAAACAAGAAATTTGAGAGACAACTAAACCGGTTGCATATAGCACTACCATCGTGTTATTCTACTAGCATAAGGAGCATGCAATAAGTGTGTTTCCAAATATAGAAAATTGAAATATGAAAGCACAAATGGATCCAGATCATACCTTCCTCGTGTCAACACCATGGGACATATACAATCCCTTGTTAGGGACATTGTGAAGCTCCTGCTTATAACAGGATTAAAATTCAAAAGACGAGGGTACAGATCGATTGGGCTGAGAGTTCCCGAAGTGATGACGACAGTTTGGAATCGATCGAAAACAGGCTGTATTGCGAGTGAAGCGTCATGGCAACTCAGCTGCAACACACCCAACCACATTAGCACATTGACACTCAGCTTGTAACAATTGCACCACAATCTTATAGAGTAGGTTGGATACCTGAATCACGGGATCACGGACTTCAGGCATTCTATCATCATAGGGTTCTATTATTATAGAAAAACCACGCGAATAAGTTCCAATCAATGTGGCAAAGTCACAAATGGTCTGGATGTGCATGAATTCATCCGTGTCGGTTATCTCCAATGTAAGCAATAGAGAATGTAAGCGGTCATAACAAAACCTCAGCATTCTCTGGTCAATTCCAGCCTGGGAATGGATTGAAGCAACAAAGGAAACAGGCATTTCATTCTCAACATTCTCTGTTTCAAGCCGTCCATCTAAGAATCTCACAAGTCTCTTCAAGACAGCAAGAAAATGTTCAGCCTTCCTGATATTTCCAGGTACAGCCTCCTTCAAAATGTCATCAGGCAAGGATGGATTTGCAAGCCAAGCATCGGATACTTCATCACAAGAAACACATTATTATAAACTGTCCGGTAAGGCCACATAATCAACATTGCAAATCAGATAGTGAGGAATAAAGATACTCACTTGGCAGGTTTCCCCTCTGTGCCAATCCATCCACCAGTCTATTGTATTCAGCACGAAGCCTATTGGCATCGGTGGCCTTGAACCTTCCTACCAAATAAATCAGTTAGTGAGCAACCTTTACCTATCCATCTACAATTTTGACGATTTTAAAGGAAACACCCACAATCCTGAAAAGAGCAAGTATTTACTTCTTCAATGCTCAGTACCTATCGATCTCTTGCGAGATGCGCCGCAGGTTTCGCTCGGCACCTTCCAGTGTCTGCTTGCGGACGCTGACACTCAGCGCCTCAATGCAGACGTTATCGATGTTGTGCGCCTCATCAAACACAACCACGCATTCTTTCTGCATCTCCCGGGACACAATGCTGGCCACCTTGGGGTCAAGCAGGTACTGGTAGCTGTAGACCACCACATTGGCGTATTTTACCATCTGCCTGGCGAGGAAGTAGGGGCATATCCGGCGCTCACGGCCAAGCGAACGGAGGTCGGCGAGAGTGTAGACCCCAGGGGGCATGAAAGAGGCGAGGTCGCCGGCGGCCGCGGCCCGGTCGAATGACTCGAAGTATTCGCAGAGAGGGGTGGACTCCGGGTCGGAGGCGGCCTTCTCGCGGACCCAGGACGCGGTGAGGCGGCGGCAGGCCGTGTCGACGGAATcgcgggcggcggaggcggaggcctgGGGGTGGACGCAGAGGTTCTTGCGGGAGGAGAGACCGAGCGCGAGGAgggagcgcgaggcggcgggcggGAGGTGGGAGAAGAGGAGGCGGAGCTCGGCTAGGGTCTTCTCCATCTCGTGGACGGTGCGGGTGCAGTAGAGGAGCCGGAGCGGGCGGGAGGGGTTGGCGAGGGAGTAGGAGGTGATGAGGG
Coding sequences within it:
- the LOC125548863 gene encoding general transcription and DNA repair factor IIH helicase subunit XPD, yielding MKFDLEGLTVHFPYAAIYPEQHAYMGELKRALDARGHALLEMPTGTGKTAALISLITSYSLANPSRPLRLLYCTRTVHEMEKTLAELRLLFSHLPPAASRSLLALGLSSRKNLCVHPQASASAARDSVDTACRRLTASWVREKAASDPESTPLCEYFESFDRAAAAGDLASFMPPGVYTLADLRSLGRERRICPYFLARQMVKYANVVVYSYQYLLDPKVASIVSREMQKECVVVFDEAHNIDNVCIEALSVSVRKQTLEGAERNLRRISQEIDRFKATDANRLRAEYNRLVDGLAQRGNLPISDAWLANPSLPDDILKEAVPGNIRKAEHFLAVLKRLVRFLDGRLETENVENEMPVSFVASIHSQAGIDQRMLRFCYDRLHSLLLTLEITDTDEFMHIQTICDFATLIGTYSRGFSIIIEPYDDRMPEVRDPVIQLSCHDASLAIQPVFDRFQTVVITSGTLSPIDLYPRLLNFNPVISRSFTMSLTRDCICPMVLTRGSDQLPVSTKFDMRSDPGVVRNYGRLLLEMASSVPDGIVCFFVSYSYMDGIVNSSNEMGILQDIMQHKLVFIETPDVVETTLALDNYRKACDCGRGAIFFSVARGKVAEGIDFDRHYGRLVIMFGVPFQYTLSKILRARLEYLRETFQIKEGDFLTFDALRQAAQCVGRVIRSKADYGMMIFADKRYSRHDKRSKLPGWILSHLHDAHLNLSTDMALHTAREFLRRMAQPYDKAGSGGKKTLLTEEDLQDMARDAMEM